A genomic region of Bacillota bacterium contains the following coding sequences:
- a CDS encoding anti-sigma factor domain-containing protein has translation MKRGIVLEIEGKMATVLTPDGRFLRMRVPREGWRPGEEVTWERGRAGYLRPALALACVLLMLLLPGGLAYQHYWALGPVVAYVSVDINPSLELGIDARERVCMARALNADGEKLLTGLPYRRRTLDRVLSDLTVRAVEHGYLSGDRPGAVLVTVTPAGQSTPSGSAAPPVTAGGAPSPGTGPAPSPGAGGAPDGAGGPGQAGAPGVSRPAPKPSRSGLPSLDPARVKDEAVMVTARLLHERGLPSLVKGLAAGPEVRDEAARLDISPGRLALYLAAREAGIEVTLDQLRKGPVAQVLRQAWDIQVKKARSQGPSAEGEGEPGGAGLEPEAAGQGERETNGTEGKAAPEGGAGVSGKSTPPGGDKTVPGGKIRPGASGPAPGGAAPDRATLPGGEGPGEKQGTGTREGQGLPGLGGKPGEGPGLGLPSPPLFPGLELKEGEEETISPRELLEKVWEKTRVEKELPGLMKKFLAPGVHEKEQSGEQKKSGDR, from the coding sequence GTGAAGCGGGGGATTGTGCTCGAGATAGAGGGGAAAATGGCCACCGTGCTCACGCCCGATGGCCGGTTCCTGCGCATGCGCGTTCCCCGGGAGGGATGGCGGCCCGGGGAAGAGGTGACCTGGGAGCGCGGGCGAGCAGGGTACCTGCGCCCGGCCCTTGCCCTGGCCTGCGTGCTCCTGATGCTCCTTTTGCCGGGCGGGCTGGCATATCAGCACTACTGGGCCCTGGGCCCGGTGGTGGCGTACGTGTCGGTGGACATCAACCCCAGCCTGGAGCTGGGCATTGATGCCCGCGAGCGGGTGTGCATGGCGCGGGCCTTGAACGCCGACGGGGAGAAACTGCTGACCGGGCTCCCCTACCGGCGCCGGACCCTCGATAGAGTGCTGTCCGATCTCACTGTGCGGGCCGTAGAGCACGGGTACCTGTCCGGAGACCGCCCCGGAGCCGTGCTGGTCACGGTTACCCCTGCCGGCCAATCAACGCCGTCCGGCTCTGCGGCGCCTCCCGTCACAGCAGGGGGAGCGCCTTCCCCGGGTACGGGTCCGGCTCCTTCTCCGGGTGCGGGTGGTGCTCCGGACGGTGCGGGCGGCCCCGGCCAGGCGGGTGCGCCGGGGGTCTCCCGGCCTGCGCCGAAGCCCTCGCGGTCCGGGCTACCGTCCCTTGACCCCGCCCGGGTGAAGGATGAGGCGGTGATGGTCACCGCCCGGCTCCTGCACGAACGGGGCCTGCCGTCCCTGGTCAAGGGCCTGGCGGCCGGACCGGAGGTGCGCGACGAGGCCGCGCGCCTGGACATCTCGCCGGGGCGGCTGGCCCTGTATCTGGCGGCCCGGGAAGCGGGGATCGAAGTCACCCTGGATCAGTTGCGCAAGGGGCCGGTGGCTCAGGTGCTGCGGCAGGCATGGGACATCCAGGTGAAGAAGGCCAGGTCACAGGGGCCCTCCGCCGAGGGGGAGGGCGAGCCGGGTGGTGCCGGGCTGGAGCCGGAAGCAGCCGGGCAGGGCGAACGGGAAACGAACGGGACGGAAGGGAAGGCGGCACCGGAAGGCGGTGCGGGGGTGTCTGGGAAATCCACGCCCCCCGGAGGTGACAAGACCGTCCCCGGGGGTAAGATCCGGCCCGGAGCCAGCGGTCCCGCCCCCGGTGGTGCCGCCCCCGACCGGGCTACTCTGCCGGGGGGGGAAGGCCCGGGTGAGAAGCAGGGAACCGGTACTCGGGAAGGTCAAGGTCTGCCGGGGTTGGGAGGGAAGCCGGGCGAGGGTCCGGGGCTCGGCCTTCCCTCCCCGCCCCTGTTCCCCGGGCTGGAGTTGAAGGAAGGGGAGGAGGAGACCATCTCCCCCCGCGAGTTGCTGGAGAAGGTGTGGGAGAAGACCCGGGTCGAAAAGGAACTGCCCGGTCTCATGAAGAAGTTCCTCGCGCCGGGCGTTCACGAGAAAGAACAGTCCGGGGAGCAGAAGAAGTCCGGGGACAGGTAG
- the sigI gene encoding RNA polymerase sigma-I factor, with product MHPSPDDLVAQAQAGDEGAREVLLRDYQPFVLRVVSRVQGGYVTGSSEEASIGLVAFNEAIDSYRPDRGVAFLTFCETVIRRRLIDHYRREVRRAREIPLSTLQEEDEEGSVYAPVEVEAARAAHQAYVETWERREEVTRFGTRLKEIGLSLRELVRISPRHRDARQRALRAARYLAGRPGLGRQVLERGELPVRELEANLGLGRKMLERNRKYILAMTLVLLEDFPYLQDYLRDSARGLP from the coding sequence GTGCATCCCAGCCCTGACGACCTGGTGGCTCAGGCCCAGGCCGGGGACGAGGGTGCCCGGGAGGTCCTCCTGCGGGATTACCAGCCCTTTGTGTTGCGGGTGGTGTCGCGAGTACAGGGGGGATATGTGACGGGGTCCAGCGAAGAGGCGTCGATAGGCCTGGTGGCCTTCAACGAGGCCATCGATAGTTACCGGCCCGACCGGGGAGTGGCGTTTCTCACCTTCTGCGAGACGGTGATCAGACGCCGGCTCATAGACCACTACCGGCGGGAGGTACGGAGAGCGCGGGAGATCCCGCTATCTACCCTGCAGGAAGAAGACGAGGAAGGCAGCGTATACGCACCGGTCGAGGTGGAGGCCGCCCGGGCGGCCCACCAGGCTTATGTGGAGACCTGGGAGAGGCGAGAAGAGGTGACCAGGTTCGGCACCAGGTTGAAGGAGATCGGGTTGAGCCTGCGGGAACTGGTGCGGATTTCCCCCCGCCACCGGGACGCCAGGCAGCGGGCCCTGCGGGCGGCGCGTTACCTGGCCGGTCGCCCCGGGCTGGGCAGGCAGGTGCTGGAGCGGGGGGAGTTACCGGTGCGGGAACTGGAGGCGAATCTGGGGCTGGGGCGCAAGATGCTGGAGCGCAATCGCAAGTATATTCTGGCCATGACCCTGGTGTTGCTGGAGGACTTCCCCTACCTGCAGGATTACCTGCGGGACAGCGCGCGGGGCCTCCCGTAG
- a CDS encoding DUF2905 domain-containing protein: MTLEQVGRMLLLFGLVLVVLGLILTFGARVLPLGRLPGDIVIRRDGLTLYFPLMTGIVLSLLLTLLGFLLSRR, from the coding sequence ATGACGTTGGAGCAGGTCGGGCGCATGCTGCTTCTGTTCGGGCTGGTGCTGGTGGTCCTCGGACTGATCCTGACCTTCGGGGCGCGCGTGCTGCCCCTGGGGAGATTGCCGGGTGACATCGTGATCCGCCGGGACGGTCTTACCCTTTACTTCCCCCTCATGACCGGTATAGTGCTCAGCCTCCTGCTCACCCTGCTGGGATTCCTGCTGTCGCGTCGCTGA
- a CDS encoding epoxyqueuosine reductase QueH encodes MRLLLHTCCGPCSIFPLDALREEGHAVTACYCNPNIHPYREWERRLLTLRDYLGRVGADLEVDDRYDLKAYLEAVLPCADDPARRCPVCYRIRLDEVARRAAAGGYDAFTTTLLVSPYQDHGAVARAGREAGEVRGVSFYYRDFRPGWKQAVRISRELGMYRQGYCGCLFSERERYYRAARRGG; translated from the coding sequence ATGCGTTTGCTCCTGCACACCTGCTGCGGCCCCTGCAGCATCTTCCCCCTGGATGCCCTGCGCGAGGAGGGCCACGCGGTGACCGCGTGTTACTGCAACCCCAACATCCACCCCTACCGGGAATGGGAAAGGCGACTCCTGACCCTGCGGGACTACCTGGGCCGGGTGGGCGCCGACCTGGAAGTGGATGACCGTTACGACCTGAAGGCTTACCTGGAAGCGGTGCTCCCGTGTGCCGACGACCCCGCCCGGCGCTGTCCCGTGTGCTACCGCATCCGGCTGGACGAGGTGGCGCGGCGGGCTGCGGCCGGCGGATACGATGCCTTCACCACCACCCTGCTGGTGAGCCCCTATCAGGATCACGGGGCGGTGGCCCGGGCGGGCCGGGAGGCGGGAGAAGTGCGGGGGGTTTCCTTCTATTACCGTGACTTTCGCCCGGGCTGGAAGCAGGCCGTGCGTATCTCCAGGGAGCTGGGCATGTACCGGCAGGGGTACTGCGGGTGCCTGTTCAGCGAGCGGGAGCGTTACTACCGCGCCGCTCGCAGGGGGGGATGA
- the ruvB gene encoding Holliday junction branch migration DNA helicase RuvB, which translates to MSEEAFAARLVSGRAREEEKLFEQSLRPRTLTEFVGQPMVKERLSIFLEACRGRDEHLDHVLLYGPPGLGKTTLAYILAAEMGVGIRATSGPAIERAGDMVAILTNLQEKEILFIDEIHRLNRKAEETLYPAVEDFMFDWVSGKGPTARTNRIRLHPFTLVGATTRAGLLTSPLRDRFGIIVHLDFYHARELTQIVVRAASILGVEIEDEAAREVARRSRGTPRVANRLLRRLRDYAQVRADGVITMEVAREGLRLLEVDEAGLDRVDQEMLRAIISKYGGGPVGLSTLAAAVGEEPDTIEEVCEPYLLKAGFLQRTPRGRAVTALAYRHLGLEPPARQLEFFARG; encoded by the coding sequence TTGTCTGAGGAGGCCTTTGCCGCGCGGCTGGTGAGCGGGCGGGCGCGCGAGGAAGAAAAGCTGTTCGAGCAGAGCCTGCGGCCCCGCACCCTGACCGAGTTCGTGGGGCAGCCAATGGTGAAGGAGCGCCTTTCCATTTTCCTGGAGGCGTGCCGGGGGCGGGATGAGCATCTCGACCACGTCCTGCTTTACGGACCGCCGGGCCTGGGCAAGACCACCCTGGCTTACATTCTGGCGGCCGAGATGGGCGTGGGTATAAGGGCCACCTCCGGACCTGCCATCGAGCGGGCCGGCGACATGGTGGCCATCCTCACCAACCTGCAGGAGAAAGAGATCCTGTTCATAGATGAGATCCACCGCCTCAACCGCAAGGCCGAGGAGACCCTGTACCCGGCCGTGGAGGACTTCATGTTCGATTGGGTTTCCGGCAAGGGTCCCACCGCCCGCACCAACCGCATCCGGCTCCACCCTTTCACCCTGGTGGGGGCGACCACCCGGGCGGGGTTGCTCACCTCGCCCCTGCGGGACAGGTTCGGCATCATCGTGCACCTGGACTTCTATCACGCCCGGGAGCTGACCCAGATCGTGGTGCGGGCGGCATCCATCCTGGGGGTCGAGATCGAAGATGAAGCAGCCCGCGAAGTGGCGAGGCGATCGCGGGGAACGCCCCGGGTGGCCAACCGCCTGCTGCGCCGGTTGCGGGACTACGCCCAGGTGCGGGCGGATGGGGTCATCACCATGGAGGTGGCCCGGGAAGGATTGCGGCTCCTGGAGGTGGACGAGGCCGGGCTCGACCGGGTTGACCAGGAGATGCTGCGCGCCATAATCTCTAAGTACGGGGGAGGGCCGGTGGGCCTGAGCACGCTGGCGGCCGCCGTGGGGGAAGAGCCCGATACCATCGAAGAAGTGTGCGAGCCCTATCTCCTCAAGGCGGGCTTTCTGCAGCGCACTCCCCGGGGGCGGGCGGTGACCGCCCTGGCTTACCGTCACCTGGGACTGGAGCCGCCCGCGCGGCAGCTGGAGTTCTTCGCTCGAGGATGA
- the ruvA gene encoding Holliday junction branch migration protein RuvA — protein sequence MISHLKGRLLENGPGHAVVEVGGVGLEVKVPAGAAQALPAPGETVTLYTHLHIREDEISLYGFATAAERELFRTLQGVSGVGPRLALAIVGGCPPARFWQAVLRQDASLLGGISGVGRKTVSRLLVELRDRVPAAAARAVQAAAAAGPAAAGETVPGPAAASAVAAAGGTVTADGSELAAARDQARDALSALGYSHREAAEAVAAALEAAGPEVTADDVIVAALRWLGRQGRLTEE from the coding sequence ATGATCTCTCACCTCAAGGGGCGCCTTCTGGAGAACGGGCCCGGCCACGCGGTGGTGGAAGTGGGGGGAGTGGGGCTGGAAGTGAAGGTGCCCGCGGGTGCGGCTCAGGCCCTGCCCGCCCCCGGCGAGACGGTCACCCTCTACACTCACCTCCACATCCGGGAGGACGAGATCTCTCTTTATGGATTTGCCACCGCGGCCGAACGGGAGTTGTTCCGCACCCTGCAGGGGGTGTCGGGGGTGGGCCCCCGGCTGGCCCTGGCCATCGTGGGCGGGTGCCCTCCCGCGCGTTTCTGGCAGGCCGTACTCCGCCAGGATGCCTCCCTCCTGGGGGGGATTTCGGGAGTGGGCAGGAAGACGGTGAGCCGCCTGCTGGTCGAGCTGCGGGATCGGGTGCCGGCAGCGGCCGCGCGGGCCGTCCAGGCGGCAGCGGCCGCCGGGCCGGCCGCAGCGGGAGAGACTGTACCGGGGCCCGCGGCCGCGAGCGCGGTTGCAGCGGCCGGGGGGACGGTCACGGCGGACGGGAGCGAGCTGGCTGCCGCGAGGGACCAGGCCCGTGACGCTCTCTCTGCCCTGGGGTATTCCCACCGGGAGGCGGCCGAGGCCGTTGCCGCTGCCCTGGAGGCCGCGGGCCCAGAGGTTACCGCCGACGATGTCATCGTGGCGGCCCTGCGTTGGCTCGGTCGCCAGGGACGCCTGACGGAGGAGTGA
- the ruvC gene encoding crossover junction endodeoxyribonuclease RuvC produces the protein MRVLGIDPGTAALGYGVVEEREGALACAGYGCLHTPAGIPLAERLLRLYRSLQQVVREYVPSAVAVEEIFFCRNQRSAFAVGQARAVALLAAAEAGLPVYEYSPLQVKMAVVGYGRATKTQVQDMVARGLGLESHPRPQDAADALGVAVCCLLNRQTLSRVEEAGMAEEGRAGAGPWGRAEVGEE, from the coding sequence TTGCGCGTATTGGGAATCGATCCCGGGACGGCTGCCCTGGGGTACGGCGTGGTGGAAGAACGGGAAGGAGCACTGGCCTGCGCCGGATACGGTTGCCTGCACACGCCCGCCGGGATACCCCTGGCCGAGCGGCTGCTCCGTCTCTACCGGAGCCTGCAGCAGGTGGTGAGGGAGTATGTTCCCTCCGCCGTTGCTGTTGAGGAGATATTCTTCTGCCGCAACCAGCGCAGCGCCTTCGCGGTGGGGCAGGCCCGGGCGGTGGCGTTGCTGGCGGCGGCCGAAGCCGGGCTGCCCGTCTACGAGTATTCCCCCCTGCAGGTGAAGATGGCGGTGGTGGGATACGGCAGGGCCACCAAGACCCAGGTGCAGGACATGGTGGCCCGCGGTTTGGGCCTGGAGTCCCACCCCCGTCCTCAGGATGCCGCCGACGCCCTGGGGGTGGCGGTGTGCTGCTTGCTCAACCGGCAGACCCTGTCCCGCGTCGAGGAGGCGGGCATGGCAGAGGAGGGCCGGGCGGGGGCCGGCCCTTGGGGCCGGGCGGAGGTGGGGGAGGAATGA
- a CDS encoding BofC C-terminal domain-containing protein codes for MRAKRYLIVLGVAAAVLTTVLVLSPFYRGHDRAVDRSPVVGEGATVLYRTTYLLCGYREEREAAVWPELVGCTQEEFMKHHPGWTLLSFSPTRIELERQVEAICPDMVSYRFLTISDGKVAVYYGRSRDHLLLKEVTPVDARTLLPEDRELLQQGVLVEGDGEVTRFLEGLGD; via the coding sequence TTGAGGGCGAAACGGTATCTCATCGTCCTGGGCGTGGCAGCCGCGGTGCTCACCACGGTTCTCGTGCTGTCCCCCTTTTACCGGGGTCACGATCGGGCAGTGGACCGCTCCCCCGTGGTGGGGGAAGGGGCGACGGTGCTGTACCGTACCACCTACCTGCTGTGCGGCTACCGTGAGGAGCGGGAGGCTGCCGTGTGGCCGGAGCTGGTGGGCTGCACCCAGGAGGAGTTCATGAAGCACCACCCGGGGTGGACCCTGCTTTCCTTCAGTCCCACCCGCATCGAACTGGAGCGCCAGGTGGAGGCCATTTGCCCGGACATGGTCAGCTATCGCTTCCTCACCATCTCGGACGGCAAGGTGGCCGTGTACTACGGGCGCAGTCGCGATCACCTTCTGCTCAAGGAGGTGACGCCGGTGGATGCCCGGACCCTGCTCCCGGAAGACCGGGAGCTGCTGCAGCAGGGCGTGCTGGTGGAGGGCGACGGCGAGGTGACCCGCTTCCTGGAGGGGCTGGGGGACTGA
- a CDS encoding YebC/PmpR family DNA-binding transcriptional regulator has product MSGHSKWANIKHTKARKDAERGNLFSRLAREIIVGARHGGGNLDANTRLRIAVEKARDANMPADNITRLIKRGTGELEGVTYEELTYEGYGPGGVAIMLEVVTDNRNRTTSELRYLFSRHGGSLGETGCVSWMFRKRGYISLDRSVGGEDAILAVALEAGAEDFQSDEESYEVITAPEDVGRVKAALEQSGMRPEVAEVTMVPQTTVRVSGKEAEQVLRLVDALSEHDDVQRVFSNFDMAPEEMRRLAV; this is encoded by the coding sequence ATGTCCGGCCACAGCAAGTGGGCCAACATCAAGCATACCAAGGCCAGGAAGGATGCCGAGCGCGGAAACCTGTTCTCCAGGCTGGCCCGGGAGATCATCGTGGGTGCTCGCCACGGCGGCGGCAACCTGGACGCCAACACCCGGCTGCGGATCGCCGTGGAGAAGGCCCGCGACGCCAACATGCCTGCCGACAACATAACCAGGCTCATCAAGAGGGGAACCGGCGAACTGGAGGGCGTGACCTACGAGGAGCTCACCTACGAAGGTTACGGACCAGGCGGCGTGGCCATCATGCTGGAGGTGGTCACGGACAATCGCAACCGCACCACCAGCGAGTTGCGGTATCTGTTCTCCCGGCATGGCGGGAGCCTGGGTGAGACCGGGTGCGTCAGCTGGATGTTCCGCAAGCGCGGGTACATCTCTCTGGACCGCAGCGTGGGGGGCGAGGACGCCATCCTCGCCGTGGCCCTGGAAGCGGGGGCGGAGGACTTCCAGAGCGATGAGGAGTCTTACGAGGTGATCACCGCTCCCGAGGATGTGGGCCGGGTGAAGGCGGCCCTGGAACAGAGCGGGATGCGCCCGGAGGTCGCCGAGGTCACCATGGTGCCCCAGACGACGGTGCGCGTGTCGGGCAAGGAAGCCGAGCAGGTGTTACGCCTGGTGGATGCCCTGTCCGAGCACGATGACGTGCAGCGGGTGTTCTCCAACTTCGATATGGCACCCGAGGAGATGCGCCGCCTGGCCGTCTGA